GCTGAGAAATCAGCATGGTGTTTCTTCTCCTTCTCGGCACCCGCTATTTGATGCCGGTCGGTGCTCCGCAGAGGGTCTGCGGAACCTCTTACTTCGAGTAGAACTCGACGATCAGCTGCTCGGAGAGCGGCACGTCGATCTGCGCACGCTCGGGCAGCTGGTGCACGAGGATGCGCTGACGCTCGCCCACGACCTGCAGCCAGGACGGGATCGGCCGGTCACCCGCGGTCTCCCGCGAAATGATGAACGGATCCGTGTTCAGCGACTTGTCCTTGACGTCGATGATGTCGTACTGCGACACCCGGTAGCTCGGGATGTTCACCTTGACACCGTTGACGGTGAAGTGACCGTGGCTGACCAACTGACGGGCCATCCGGCGGGTGCGCGCGAGGCCGGCGCGGTACACGACGTTGTCCAGCCGGCTCTCCAGGATCCGGAGCAGGTTTTCGCCGGTCTTGCCCGACTTGCGGTTGGCCTCTTCGTAGTACTTGCGGAACTGCTTCTCCAGCACTCCGTAGGTGAAGCGAGCCTTCTGCTTCTCCTGGAGCTGGGTGCGGTATTCGCTCTCCTTGATCCGCGCGCGGCCGTGCTGGCCGGGCGGGTAGGGACGCTTCTCAAACGACTGATCTCCCCCGACCAGGTCAACGCCGAGGCGGCGCGACTTGCGGGTCATCGGTCCGGTGTAACGAGCCATGAGTCTGTACTTCCTCTTTCCCGCTAGACCCGGCGCCGCTTGGGCGGACGGCAGCCGTTGTGCGGCTGCGGGGTGACATCGGCAATGGCGCCCACTTCGAGGCCGGCGGCCTGCAGCGAGCGGATGGCGGTCTCACGGCCGGAGCCGGGACCCTTGACGAACACGTCGACCTTCTTCACGCCGTGCTCCTGCGCCTTGCGGGCAGCGTTCTCGGCGGCCAGCTGGGCGGCGAACGGGGTGGACTTACGCGACCCCTTGAAGCCGACATGGCCCGAGGACGCCCACGCGATGACGTTGCCCTGCGGATCGGTGATCGACACGATGGTGTTGTTGAACGTGCTCTTGATGTGAGCAGCGCCGTGCGGGACGTTCTTCTTTTCCTTGCGACGGGCGGTCTTGCCGCGCTTGGCGCCCGCGGCCTTCTTCGGTGGTGCCATCGGGTTACCTAGCCTTCTTCTTGCCGGCGATGGTGCGCTTGGGTCCCTTGCGGGTGCGCGCGTTGGTCTTGGTCCGCTGGCCGCGCACCGGCAGGCCACGGCGGTGCCGCAGGCCCTGGTAGCAGCCGATCTCGATCTTGCGGCGGATATCGGCCTGCACCTCGCGGCGCAGATCGCCCTCCACCTTGAGGTTGCCCTCGATGTAGTCGCGCAGCTGAGTCAGCTGATCATCGGTCAGGTCCTTGGTGCGCAGATCCCGGTCGATACCGGTCGCAGCCAAGATCTCCTGGGAGCGGGTACGGCCAATGCCGTAGATGTAGGTCAGCGCGATCTCCATGCGCTTGTCGCGCGGAAGATCGACGCCCACTAGACGTGCCACAGTGGTGTGTTCCTTTTCTCTGCGGAGGTTTCGTTCCCAGTCCGTTCCCGCCGCTGGCGGGGTCCGGCCTCCGAACCGGACGTGGCTGAGCGGCGTATCCGCTCAGTGGTGCTGGGAGGTCTGCATTCAGTTATGGGGTGTTGCGTGCGTCCGCGACAGCCGAAAGGTGTCAGCCCTGCCGCTGCTTGTGGCGCGGATCGGAGCAGATCACCATGACCCGCCCGTGCCGGCGGATCACCCTGCACTTGTCGCAGATCGGCTTGACGCTCGGGTTGACCTTCACGGCAGTTTCGATCCTTTTGCTCGGTTGTTCTTGGCGTGGTGCGCGGGGTTACTTGTAGCGATACACAATGCGGCCGCGGGACAGGTCATAGGGAGAAAGCTCCACTACGACGCGGTCCTCGGGCAGGATGCGGATGTAGTGCTGCCGCATCTTGCCGCTGATGTGCGCGAGCACCTTGTGTCCGTTCTCAAGCTCAATGCGGAACATCGCATTGGGCAGAGGCTCGACCACGCGGCCCTCGACCTCGATGGCACCGTCTTTCTTGGCCATACTCTTCGGCGATCCTGTCGTCTGGTGTTTCGTATCTTCTGTTGGTTACGTGTCTTCGTGCTTCGCTAGCGCCCGTGCTCGGAGCAGCCTGCGTCCCGACTGAAACAAACGTGAATCTCGTCCGGGAATTCCGAGACTTTCCAGAAAGCACGCAAGAAGTCGGCACGTGAAGCCGCACCGCCGACCAACGATACTCGCTCACACGCCAGGCTCCAAAATTCCCGCCACCGAGCAGGCCCCCGAGGTGCTTGAATCGTCTCACGGAGTTCTACGGGGAGGGGAATCACCGGTGACAGCGGTCTACTTGGCGGCGTTCGCGGTGGGTGGAATCGCGGTTCTGGTCACGCTGCTGCTGACCGATCTGGACTTCGGCGCCACCCATGACGGACTGCCCTTCCTGAGCCTGACGAGCCTCTCGGCCGGTCTGCTCGGGGCGGGCACCGGCGGCCTGGTGGCCGGCTGGGCCGGGGCGGGACGGGTCGGCGCCGGGGTGATCGCCGCGATCAGTGCGGTGGCCCTGATCGCCGCACTGCAGGGTGTGCTGCTGCCCTACCTCCGCCATCAGGAGTCCAATTCCGCGCAGGGCCGGTCCTCCTACATCGGGCGGTTGGGCACCGTGACGCTCGAGGTGCCGCAGGACGGCTGGGGTGAGATCGCGTTCGTCGACGCCGACGGCAACCGGGTCCGGGCCCGCGCCGTCAGCGCCGAACCGTCCGCACTGCCCAAATCCACGCCCGTCTACATCAGCGACGTCGACGCCGACTTCGTCCATGTTGTCGTTGTCCCGGAGCACTAGTTCCAGAGCTCCAGCCGCCGCAGCACCAGCCGTCCAGAGCACGAGCAGTTCCCGAGTACTGACAAGCCAGAAAGGCTCCTCATGTCCAGTCTGCTGATCATCATCGTCGTCGCCGTCGCTGCCCTGCTGCTGTTCGTGGCGCTGCCGCTGATCTACGTCAAGAACTACATCAAGGTGCCGCCGAATGAGGTCGCGGTGTTCACCGGACGCGGCACGCCCAAGGTGGTGCGCGGCGGAGCGAGGTTCCGGATGCCCGGCATCGAGCGCGTCGACATCATGAGTCTGGAACCCTTCAACGTCAGCATCAATCTGCAGAACGCGTTGTCCAACAACGGCGTTCCGGTCAACGTCGAGGCCGTCGGCCTGGTCCGAATCGGGTCGGCCGACGAGGCCGTGCAGACCGCGGTGCAGCGCTTCCTGACCTCCGACTTGAACGAACTGCAGCGCCAGATCAACGAGATCCTGGCCGGCAGCCTGCGCGGCATCACCGCGACCATGACCGTCGAGGACCTCAACTCCAACCGAGACAGCCTGGCACGCAGCGTGGTCGAGGAGGCCGGCGGCGACCTGGCCCGGATCGGCATGGAGGTCGACGTCCTCAAGATCGCAGGCATCTCCGACGCCAACGACTACCTGAAGTCGCTGGGCCAGCGGCGCATCGCCGAGGTCAAGCGCGACGCCACCGTCGGCACCGCCGAGGCCGAACGCGACGCGCAGATCCAGTCGGCCAAGGCCCGCCAGGAGGGCTCGATCGCCCAGGCCGAGGCCGACACGGCGATCGCGACCGCCAACCAGCGCCGCGACGTCGAACTGGCCCGGTTGCGCGCCCAGACCGAGGCCGAGAACGCCCAGGCCGACCAGGCCGGCCCGCTGGCCAACGCCCGCGCGCAGAAGGACGTCGGCATCGCCACCGAGCAGGCCGAGGCGGCCCGGGTGCAGGCCCGTATCGAGGTCGAGCAGCGCCGCGCCGAACAGGCTCAGGCCGCGCTGCAGGCCGACGTCATCGCGCCCGCGGAGGCGCAGCGACAAGCCAACGTCGCGATCGCCGAGGGCCAGCGGCAGGCCGCGATCCTGGCCGCCGAAGCCAACGCCGAGGCCAAGCGGCGCGCCGGTCAGGCCGACGCCGACGCCCGCAAGGCCGCGGCCGACGCACTGCGCGTCGAGCAGCAGGCCGAGGCCGACAGCCTTGCGGCCAAGCTGGTCGCCGAGGCCGCAGGCAAGAAGGAGCTCGCCGACGCACTGCGCGCCGAGCAGCAGGCCGAAGCCGCGGGCATCGAGGCCAAGCTGACGGCCGAGGCCGTCGGCAAGAAGGAGATCGCCGCGGCGCTCAACAGCTACAACGCCGACGCGGCCCGACTGCTGATGCTGCCCGACGTGCTGGCCTCGGTGGTCAAGGCCACCGAAGCCGCCGCCGCCCCGCTGGCGTCGGTGGACAGGCTCTCGATCATCGGCGGCGCCTCCGACGCCCAGGACGCGGTCGGCGCCCTGTTGGGCGTCAGCCCGATCGCGGTCGCCAAGATCGTCGAGAGCCTGCGGGCCTCGGGGATCGACCTGGCCGAGATGCTCACACCGAACTCGCACTCTTCGGCGCAGTGAATTGGTCGGGCCCTGCCAAGAACTCGCAGGACCGCGCATACTTGACTGCGATGACCGCACCCGCCGCCGCGCCTCGCAAACCCATCATCCTCACGGTCGACGACGATCCCGCTGTGTCTCGGGCGGTGGCCCGAGATCTGCGTCGCAAATATGCCGAGACCTATCGGATCGTGCGCGCCGAGAACGGCCCGGACGCGCTGGACACGCTGCGCGAACTGAAGCTGCGCGGCGACACCGTCGCGGTGTTCGTCGCCGACTACCGGATGCCGGCCATGAGCGGCATCGAGTTCCTCGAGGCGGCCATGGACCTGTACCCGATGGCCCGGCGCGTGCTGCTGACCGCGTACGCCGACACACACGCCGCGATCGACGCGATCAACGTCGTCGACCTCGACCACTACCTGCTCAAGCCGTGGGATCCGCCCGAGGAGAAGCTCTACCCCGTCATCGACGCGCTGCTCGAGGCGTGGAACGCCGACGGCGGGCACCCGATGCCGAACACCAAGATCATCGGCCACCGCTACTCGCGGCGGTCCTCGGAGGTCAGGGAGTTCCTGGCCAGCAATCGGCTGCCGTACCACTGGATCTTCGCCGACGACGACGAGGGACACCGCCTGCTGGAGGCCGCGGGTCTCGACGACCGCGCCCTGCCCGTCGTGATCACCGAGACCGGTGAGCCACTGGTCGACCCGTCCAACACCGAGTTGGCGGGCCGACTGGGACTGTCCACCGAACCGCGAGCCGACTTCTACGACCTCGCAGTGATCGGCGGTGGCCCAGGTGGTCTGGCCGCCGCGGTCTACGGCGCCTCCGAGGGCCTGCGGACCGTGCTGATCGAGGCCGTCGCCACCGGCGGACAGGCCGGGCAGAGTTCGCGGATCGAGAACTACCTCGGCTTCCCCGACGGCGTGCGCGGTGATCAACTCGCCGACCGCGCGCGCAGGCAGGCCGAGAAGTTCTCGGCGGACCTCATCACCACGCGGGAGGCCGTCGCGCTGGAACTGCACGGCAACACCCGCACCATCCGGTTCGCCGACGGCGGGTCGCTGGACTGCCGCTCGGTCGTACTGGCCACGGGTGTGTCCTACCGCGAACTCGACGCCGACGGCTGCCACAGCCGTGACGGCGACGACTCCAGCCTGATCGGCCGGGGTGTCTACTACGGGGCCGCCACCTACGTCGCCGCCGAATGCGAGGACCAGGAGGTCTACGTCGTCGGCGGGGCCAACTCGGCCGGGCAGGCCGCAATGAACCTGGCGCGCAAGGCCGCCCGCGTGCACCTCGTGGTCCGCGGCCCGTCGCTGGAGGCCTCGATGTCGTACTACCTGATCCAGCAGATCGAGGCGACGCCCAACATCGAGGTGCACACCAACACCCGGGTGTGCCGGGCCTTCGGCGGCGAGGGGCTGGAGAACCTCACCCTGATCGACGGCACGACCAACCAGACCACCGACGTCGGCTGCACCCAACTGTTCATCTTCATCGGCGCGCAACCGCGCACCGACTGGCTGCCCGACGCCATCGCCCGCGACGACCGCGGTTTCGTGCTGTCGGGCCCCGATCTGAAACCGGACTCCGGGTGGCCGCTGGATCGTCCCCCGCATCACCTGGAGACCAGCGTGCCGGGGGTTTTCGTCGCGGGCGACGTGCGTGCCGAATCCGCGAAGCGGGTGGCCGCGGCGGTCGGCGAAGGGTCGATGGCCGTGATGTTCGTACACCGCTACCTGGCCGAGACCTGAGCCGATGTCCGCCTCATGCCAGCGCGACGAACTGCGCACGCTGTTCCTGTTCGAATCGCTGAGCGACGACCAGCTCGACAGGCTGTGCCGCGACGGCGCCATGGCGACAATCGAGCCCGGCCCGATCTTCGCCGAGGGCGAGCCGGCGACATGCCTGTACGTGCTGCTCGAGGGTGAGATCGCGTTGTCGAAGCGGTCCGGCGGCGCAGACATCGAGACCCTGCGGTCCTCGCAGCGCGGCGCCTACCTGGGCGCATGGTCGGCGTTCCTGGAGGACGCGCAGACCTACGAGGTCTCGGCGCGCGCGATCCGCCCGTGCCGGATGTTCGTCCTGGACGCCACCTGCCTCGGCGAGTTCATGCGCACCGAATTCCCGATGGCCTGCCACTTCCTGGTGGGCCAGTCCGTCGGCAGATTCCGCCAGAGCCGCATCCTCGGACCACATGACCGGCTGATCCAGTTGGGACAGCTGACCGCCGGGCTCACCCACGAACTCAACAACCCCGCGGCGGCCGCCGTGCGCGCCACCGCAGAACTGCGCTCACGCATCGCGAGCCTGCGCCACAAACTCAGTCTGCTCGCCGACGGTTCGATCGATCGCGAGGCGATGTCCGATCTGGTGCAGATCTCCGACGAAGTGGCCGAACTGATCACCAAATCGCACGATCTGACGCCGCTGCAGAAGTCCGATCGCGAGGATGAGATCGGCGCCTGGCTCCAGCAGCGCGGCATCGACCGGGCCTGGCAGTTGGCCCCGACCTACGCCGAAGCCGGCCTGGACACCGATCACCTCGAGCAGATCGTGGCCACCCTGGCCCACCATCCGGGTGCCGACGCCTCGGCCGTGCTGCGCGGCGCTGTCGAGTGGTTGACCTGCACCATCGAAGCCGAACTGCTGATGGCCGAGATCACCGACGCCACCACGCGGGTGTCGGATCTGGTCGAGCAGACCAAGCAGTACACGCAGCTGGACCGCGCGCCGTTCGACTACGCCGACGTCCATGGCCTGTTGTCGACCACGGTCGGCATGCTCGCGCACCGCCTCGGCACCGATATCGCGGTGGTGACGGATTTCGACGCCACCCTGCCGCCCCTGCCGTGCTGGCCGGCCGAACTCAACCAGGTCTGGACCAATCTGATCGACAATGCCGCCACCGCCATGCGCGGCGGGGGCACGCTGACGCTGCGCACCCTGCACCAGGGGGACATGGCCCGCGTCGAGGTGTGCGACGACGGTCCCGGCGTCCCCGACGACCTGCGGGAGCGCATCTTCGACCCGTTCTTCACCACCAAGCCGATCGGAGAGGGCGTCGGCCTGGGGCTGGACCTCGCGGCCCGGGTCGTGGACAAGCACGGCGGCAGCCTCTGGGTGGAATCCGCACCAGGCGATACGCGTTTCATCACAGTGTTGCCGCTGACCCTGCCCTTCTCCGACACCGACACCGCCATCTAAGGAAGGACTCCTCATGGGCCATGAATGCCTTCCCGAGGAACTGCGGTCACTGTTCCTGTTCGAGGCACTGTCGGACACACAGCTGGAAACGCTGTGCAAGGACGGCCACATCGCGCTCTTCGAACCCGGGCCGATCTGCGTCGAGGGTGAACCGGCGACGTGTTTCTACGTGCTGCTCGACGGCGAACTGGTGATGTCGAAGCGGTCCGGCGGCGACGACATCGAAACCCAGCGCACCTCCCAGCGCGGCGTGTACTGCGGCGCGTGGGGCGCCTACGTCGAGGGCATCCCCCACGTCTACGAGTCCTCGGTGCGGGTGACACGGCCGTCGAAGTTCTTCGTGCTCGACGCCTCGGCGTTCGCGCGGTTCGTCAAGTCCGAGTTCCCGATGGCCGTGCACCTGCTCGAGGGGCTCAAGGTCGGCGGCCTGCGTCAGCGCCAGATCCTCGGCCAGCGGGAGAAGCTGCTGGCCCTCGGTCAGCTCTCGGCCGGCCTCACCCATCAGCTGAACAATCCCGCCGCGGCGACCGGACGCGCCGTCGCCGACCTGCGGGACCGGGTCGGCAAGATGCGGTTCAAGCTCGCGATGCTGGCCGACGGCAAGTTCACCCCGAACGCGATGCGCGCGCTGC
The DNA window shown above is from Mycolicibacterium confluentis and carries:
- the rpsM gene encoding 30S ribosomal protein S13, with translation MARLVGVDLPRDKRMEIALTYIYGIGRTRSQEILAATGIDRDLRTKDLTDDQLTQLRDYIEGNLKVEGDLRREVQADIRRKIEIGCYQGLRHRRGLPVRGQRTKTNARTRKGPKRTIAGKKKAR
- a CDS encoding NfeD family protein — protein: MTAVYLAAFAVGGIAVLVTLLLTDLDFGATHDGLPFLSLTSLSAGLLGAGTGGLVAGWAGAGRVGAGVIAAISAVALIAALQGVLLPYLRHQESNSAQGRSSYIGRLGTVTLEVPQDGWGEIAFVDADGNRVRARAVSAEPSALPKSTPVYISDVDADFVHVVVVPEH
- a CDS encoding FAD-dependent oxidoreductase — its product is MTAPAAAPRKPIILTVDDDPAVSRAVARDLRRKYAETYRIVRAENGPDALDTLRELKLRGDTVAVFVADYRMPAMSGIEFLEAAMDLYPMARRVLLTAYADTHAAIDAINVVDLDHYLLKPWDPPEEKLYPVIDALLEAWNADGGHPMPNTKIIGHRYSRRSSEVREFLASNRLPYHWIFADDDEGHRLLEAAGLDDRALPVVITETGEPLVDPSNTELAGRLGLSTEPRADFYDLAVIGGGPGGLAAAVYGASEGLRTVLIEAVATGGQAGQSSRIENYLGFPDGVRGDQLADRARRQAEKFSADLITTREAVALELHGNTRTIRFADGGSLDCRSVVLATGVSYRELDADGCHSRDGDDSSLIGRGVYYGAATYVAAECEDQEVYVVGGANSAGQAAMNLARKAARVHLVVRGPSLEASMSYYLIQQIEATPNIEVHTNTRVCRAFGGEGLENLTLIDGTTNQTTDVGCTQLFIFIGAQPRTDWLPDAIARDDRGFVLSGPDLKPDSGWPLDRPPHHLETSVPGVFVAGDVRAESAKRVAAAVGEGSMAVMFVHRYLAET
- the rpsK gene encoding 30S ribosomal protein S11, producing MAPPKKAAGAKRGKTARRKEKKNVPHGAAHIKSTFNNTIVSITDPQGNVIAWASSGHVGFKGSRKSTPFAAQLAAENAARKAQEHGVKKVDVFVKGPGSGRETAIRSLQAAGLEVGAIADVTPQPHNGCRPPKRRRV
- the rpmJ gene encoding 50S ribosomal protein L36, whose product is MKVNPSVKPICDKCRVIRRHGRVMVICSDPRHKQRQG
- the infA gene encoding translation initiation factor IF-1; protein product: MAKKDGAIEVEGRVVEPLPNAMFRIELENGHKVLAHISGKMRQHYIRILPEDRVVVELSPYDLSRGRIVYRYK
- a CDS encoding flotillin family protein; this encodes MSSLLIIIVVAVAALLLFVALPLIYVKNYIKVPPNEVAVFTGRGTPKVVRGGARFRMPGIERVDIMSLEPFNVSINLQNALSNNGVPVNVEAVGLVRIGSADEAVQTAVQRFLTSDLNELQRQINEILAGSLRGITATMTVEDLNSNRDSLARSVVEEAGGDLARIGMEVDVLKIAGISDANDYLKSLGQRRIAEVKRDATVGTAEAERDAQIQSAKARQEGSIAQAEADTAIATANQRRDVELARLRAQTEAENAQADQAGPLANARAQKDVGIATEQAEAARVQARIEVEQRRAEQAQAALQADVIAPAEAQRQANVAIAEGQRQAAILAAEANAEAKRRAGQADADARKAAADALRVEQQAEADSLAAKLVAEAAGKKELADALRAEQQAEAAGIEAKLTAEAVGKKEIAAALNSYNADAARLLMLPDVLASVVKATEAAAAPLASVDRLSIIGGASDAQDAVGALLGVSPIAVAKIVESLRASGIDLAEMLTPNSHSSAQ
- a CDS encoding sensor histidine kinase; this encodes MSASCQRDELRTLFLFESLSDDQLDRLCRDGAMATIEPGPIFAEGEPATCLYVLLEGEIALSKRSGGADIETLRSSQRGAYLGAWSAFLEDAQTYEVSARAIRPCRMFVLDATCLGEFMRTEFPMACHFLVGQSVGRFRQSRILGPHDRLIQLGQLTAGLTHELNNPAAAAVRATAELRSRIASLRHKLSLLADGSIDREAMSDLVQISDEVAELITKSHDLTPLQKSDREDEIGAWLQQRGIDRAWQLAPTYAEAGLDTDHLEQIVATLAHHPGADASAVLRGAVEWLTCTIEAELLMAEITDATTRVSDLVEQTKQYTQLDRAPFDYADVHGLLSTTVGMLAHRLGTDIAVVTDFDATLPPLPCWPAELNQVWTNLIDNAATAMRGGGTLTLRTLHQGDMARVEVCDDGPGVPDDLRERIFDPFFTTKPIGEGVGLGLDLAARVVDKHGGSLWVESAPGDTRFITVLPLTLPFSDTDTAI
- the rpsD gene encoding 30S ribosomal protein S4, whose translation is MARYTGPMTRKSRRLGVDLVGGDQSFEKRPYPPGQHGRARIKESEYRTQLQEKQKARFTYGVLEKQFRKYYEEANRKSGKTGENLLRILESRLDNVVYRAGLARTRRMARQLVSHGHFTVNGVKVNIPSYRVSQYDIIDVKDKSLNTDPFIISRETAGDRPIPSWLQVVGERQRILVHQLPERAQIDVPLSEQLIVEFYSK